ATGCCTGAAAATTATTTTCCAAACAACGACCCAACCCAGCCGCCAATCAATCGCTGGCGTTCACATGGACACCTATTCTTTTCAAATTGGCTCAATTATTATGTATATCAGGAGACGCCTTTTACATGGGGTTAAAAATAAGCATCGGATAAACTCCGGTGCTTATTTTTTATTTTTTATAAAATCTGATTATCCATTTTTGGTTAATATTCGTACAATATAGAAATAATACAGGAAAAGGGGGAATTTAGTTGGAAACAATCGATGCAGTACATCGCAATCATTTTGGAGAAATTATCAGTTTTGTTACTTCTGAGGGGCGGATTATTTCTTACCGTAAAGCTTTAAGGGAGGTTGAAAATGGCCTTATCCATGGTGTCCTTACCACCCCGGATACAGACGGAAAAATGGCCTTAATTCCAGCGGCCGACCAATCTTTTGATCATTTCCCAAATTTATTTTAAAAGCACCTAGCAATTGCCGCTAGGTGCTTTCTTTTTATCATTCGTGTTCATTTTGATTTTGAATTTCTCTTAACAGTTCAACCCTTTTCTCGTCCTCATCAAAGAACTGAACGAGGTCACCTATTCGATCAATCGAATCCCAACTTAAATGATGTTCAATCCCCTCAACATCATTATAAATATTTTCTTCTTTAACACCGATTATTTTTAAAAACTGTTCTAACAACTCATGTCTAAAGACAAGGCGTTTGCCAATCTTTTTACCCTTAGATGTCAGCACAAGTCCTCTATATTTTTCATAGACTAAATATTCATCTTTATCCAGCTTTTGTACCATTTTCG
The DNA window shown above is from Neobacillus sp. WH10 and carries:
- a CDS encoding DUF3892 domain-containing protein — protein: METIDAVHRNHFGEIISFVTSEGRIISYRKALREVENGLIHGVLTTPDTDGKMALIPAADQSFDHFPNLF
- the mntR gene encoding transcriptional regulator MntR, which encodes MPTPSMEDYIEQIYILIEEKGYARVSDIAEALSVHPSSVTKMVQKLDKDEYLVYEKYRGLVLTSKGKKIGKRLVFRHELLEQFLKIIGVKEENIYNDVEGIEHHLSWDSIDRIGDLVQFFDEDEKRVELLREIQNQNEHE